A stretch of the Mesorhizobium sp. Pch-S genome encodes the following:
- a CDS encoding cell envelope integrity protein TolA: MKAGLTTSVILHAAVIGFGLFTLRAPPAFQPMNVESFPVDIVPVEDVAQSVQGDKKSTARDKPAPKPTERPDIVANAQKIGENSVDTDQPVTPTAKPKPVENTESAPKAPTPTEKPKPEDSPKPKEEPKPTPATEVAPAEQPKQDVKPDPVKQPEPKPQPAKEPEPAPKPAEQKPAEAKPEPAKPDAVAEAIASEPTESAALPNSAPVPEAKPRPEQAQAETAKAPDRKNSDKPVKEASSRQKSEDDAFNDKVSALLNKDKPSGGGAKRSSQQSSLGGDRTNGQKLSNSEMGALREQLSGCWTIPAGAQDAGTLVAVIRFNVDQSGKLDGRPTVQTSSGNRSYDESAVRAIQKCDQAGLILPAGKQDIWSEIQVTFNPSDMGM, encoded by the coding sequence TTGAAGGCCGGCCTCACCACATCGGTGATCCTGCATGCTGCCGTGATCGGGTTCGGCCTGTTCACGCTCAGGGCTCCGCCTGCTTTCCAGCCCATGAACGTCGAGTCGTTTCCCGTGGACATCGTCCCGGTGGAAGATGTTGCGCAGTCGGTGCAGGGCGACAAGAAGTCGACCGCGCGTGACAAGCCGGCGCCAAAACCGACCGAGCGCCCCGATATCGTTGCCAATGCACAGAAGATTGGCGAGAACAGCGTCGATACCGATCAGCCGGTGACACCGACCGCGAAACCAAAGCCGGTCGAGAACACGGAATCGGCACCCAAGGCGCCGACGCCGACGGAAAAGCCCAAGCCCGAAGACTCGCCCAAGCCCAAGGAAGAGCCGAAGCCGACGCCGGCAACGGAAGTCGCGCCGGCTGAACAGCCAAAACAGGACGTGAAGCCCGATCCCGTCAAGCAGCCCGAGCCGAAGCCGCAGCCGGCGAAGGAACCCGAGCCGGCGCCGAAGCCAGCCGAGCAGAAGCCCGCCGAGGCGAAGCCAGAGCCGGCGAAGCCGGACGCGGTGGCCGAGGCGATCGCTTCGGAGCCGACGGAGTCCGCTGCACTACCCAACTCAGCACCGGTGCCCGAAGCAAAGCCGCGTCCCGAGCAGGCCCAGGCTGAAACCGCCAAGGCGCCGGACCGCAAGAATTCGGACAAGCCGGTCAAGGAGGCATCCTCGCGTCAGAAGTCCGAGGACGATGCCTTCAACGACAAGGTCTCTGCTCTCCTGAACAAGGACAAACCTTCCGGTGGTGGTGCAAAGCGATCCAGCCAGCAGTCGTCGCTCGGCGGCGACAGGACCAACGGCCAGAAGCTGAGCAACAGCGAAATGGGCGCTCTGCGTGAGCAGCTTAGCGGCTGCTGGACCATTCCGGCCGGTGCGCAGGATGCCGGAACGCTGGTCGCGGTCATCCGATTCAACGTGGATCAGTCAGGCAAGCTGGACGGCCGCCCGACGGTCCAGACCTCCAGCGGCAACCGTTCGTACGACGAAAGCGCGGTGCGAGCGATCCAGAAGTGCGATCAGGCGGGGCTGATACTTCCAGCAGGCAAGCAGGACATCTGGTCCGAAATTCAAGTCACTTTCAACCCGAGCGACATGGGCATGTGA
- the ybgC gene encoding tol-pal system-associated acyl-CoA thioesterase, translating to MSGADDLLGGISGALTEFGHRLMARVYYADTDFSGVVYHARYLEFLERGRSDFLRLAGVHHTELAEGKHGEKIVWVVRRMEIDFRSPARIDDILTVDTRADDISGARIFMAQQLKRDAEVLVDARVEAAIIGENGRPRRFPKEWVAAFMPKGR from the coding sequence ATGTCCGGTGCGGACGATCTGCTCGGCGGCATTTCCGGCGCGCTGACCGAATTCGGTCATCGGCTGATGGCGCGGGTGTATTATGCCGACACCGATTTCTCCGGCGTCGTCTACCATGCCCGCTATCTCGAGTTCCTGGAGCGCGGCCGCTCGGATTTCCTGCGGCTCGCCGGCGTCCATCACACCGAACTTGCCGAGGGCAAGCATGGTGAAAAGATCGTCTGGGTAGTCCGCCGCATGGAGATAGACTTCCGCTCGCCGGCCCGCATAGACGACATCCTGACGGTGGATACGCGTGCTGACGACATCTCCGGCGCACGCATTTTCATGGCGCAGCAGCTCAAACGCGATGCGGAAGTGCTGGTCGATGCCAGGGTGGAGGCCGCGATCATCGGCGAAAATGGCCGGCCGCGTCGTTTCCCCAAGGAATGGGTGGCCGCCTTCATGCCGAAGGGTCGCTAA
- the ruvA gene encoding Holliday junction branch migration protein RuvA, translating into MIGKLKGTVDEIEEDHCLVDVHGVGYVAYCSARTLSALPGPGEAVVLHIETYVREDMIRLYGFQTALEREWFRLLMNNVQGVGAKVALAILSTLSPSDLANAIALRDIAMVSRAPGVGKKVAERIVTELKTKAPAFAGEASGTIGLKQELGEGVAAAPVADAVSALTNLGYSRDIAANAVAAALKAAGDGADSAKLIRLGLKELAR; encoded by the coding sequence ATGATAGGCAAGCTGAAGGGCACTGTCGACGAAATCGAAGAGGATCATTGCCTCGTCGATGTGCACGGCGTCGGCTATGTCGCCTATTGCTCCGCGCGAACGCTCTCGGCCTTGCCGGGGCCGGGGGAAGCGGTGGTGCTGCACATCGAAACCTATGTGCGCGAGGACATGATCCGCCTCTATGGTTTCCAGACCGCGCTTGAGCGGGAATGGTTTCGCCTGCTGATGAACAATGTCCAGGGCGTCGGTGCCAAGGTTGCGCTGGCGATCCTGTCGACCCTGTCGCCGTCCGACCTCGCCAATGCAATAGCCCTGCGCGACATCGCCATGGTGTCTCGGGCGCCCGGTGTCGGCAAGAAGGTCGCCGAACGCATCGTCACCGAGCTGAAGACCAAGGCGCCGGCCTTTGCAGGCGAGGCTTCAGGCACCATCGGCCTGAAGCAGGAGCTGGGTGAGGGCGTGGCAGCAGCACCCGTCGCCGATGCGGTATCGGCGCTCACCAATCTTGGCTACTCGCGTGACATCGCTGCCAACGCCGTGGCTGCTGCCTTGAAGGCTGCCGGCGACGGAGCCGATTCGGCCAAGCTGATCAGGCTGGGGCTGAAGGAACTGGCGCGGTGA
- the tolQ gene encoding protein TolQ: MENIALADPGAQLSIWGLFMQAGWVVKLVMLGLIGASVWTWAIVVDKLISYARLRVALNRFEQVFWSGQSLEELYRNLAERKTVGMGAIFVAAMREWKKSFEKGAKSPLALQTRIDKAMDLALTREMERLEGRLGFLATIGSAAPFIGLFGTVVGIMTSFQAIAGSKSTNLAVVAPGIAEALLATAIGLLAAIPAVIAYNKLSSDAGKIAVRMEGFADEFSAILSRQIDEKVAQKAA; the protein is encoded by the coding sequence ATGGAAAACATCGCACTCGCCGATCCGGGCGCGCAACTGTCGATTTGGGGCTTGTTCATGCAGGCCGGCTGGGTGGTCAAGCTGGTCATGCTGGGCCTTATCGGTGCTTCGGTCTGGACCTGGGCCATCGTCGTCGACAAGCTGATTTCCTATGCGCGCCTGCGCGTCGCGCTCAACCGCTTCGAGCAGGTGTTCTGGTCGGGACAGTCGCTGGAAGAGCTTTACCGCAATCTAGCCGAACGCAAGACCGTGGGCATGGGCGCCATCTTCGTGGCCGCCATGCGCGAATGGAAGAAGAGCTTCGAGAAAGGCGCCAAGTCGCCGCTCGCGCTGCAGACCCGCATCGACAAGGCGATGGATCTGGCGCTGACGCGCGAGATGGAGCGCCTGGAGGGTCGCCTCGGCTTCCTCGCCACCATCGGCTCGGCAGCACCCTTCATCGGCCTGTTCGGCACGGTCGTCGGCATCATGACCTCGTTCCAGGCCATCGCCGGTTCGAAGTCGACCAACCTCGCCGTCGTGGCGCCCGGTATCGCGGAGGCGCTGCTGGCAACGGCAATCGGCCTGCTCGCGGCTATCCCCGCTGTCATCGCCTACAACAAGCTGTCGTCGGACGCTGGCAAGATCGCGGTGCGCATGGAGGGCTTCGCCGACGAGTTCTCCGCCATACTGTCGCGCCAAATCGATGAGAAAGTGGCCCAGAAGGCCGCCTGA
- the tolB gene encoding Tol-Pal system beta propeller repeat protein TolB has translation MATGMSGLAMLPAHALVEIDVNKGNVEPLPIAITDFESSGDLGKEISGIVAADLKRSGLFAPIDKGAFIEKISNPDQTPRFEDWKVINAQALVTGRVNKEADGRIRAEYRLWDTFAGQQLAGEQFFANAANQRRVAHIIADAIYERLTGEKGYFDTRVVYIDETGAKNARKKRLAIMDQDGANARFLSNGAAIVLTPRFSPNRQEITYMSYESGVPKVYLLQLETGQRELVGNFPGMTFAPRFSPDGQKVIMSLLRDDGNSNIYALDLRSRSTTRLTDSSAIDTSPSYSPDGSQVVFTSDRGGGSGRSQIYVMGADGSNPHRISFGDGVYSTPVWSPRGDLIAFTKQGGGQFQIGVMKTDGSGERILSTGFQQEGPTWAPNGRVLMFFRESGGGPKLYSIDLTGRNEQPIPTSGFGSDPAWSPLLE, from the coding sequence ATGGCCACCGGCATGAGCGGCCTTGCGATGTTGCCGGCGCATGCCCTGGTGGAGATCGACGTCAACAAGGGCAATGTCGAGCCCTTGCCGATCGCCATCACCGACTTCGAGTCGTCCGGTGATCTCGGCAAGGAAATATCCGGCATCGTCGCAGCGGACCTCAAACGTTCCGGCCTGTTCGCGCCGATCGACAAGGGTGCCTTCATCGAGAAGATATCGAATCCCGACCAGACGCCTCGCTTCGAGGACTGGAAGGTCATCAACGCCCAGGCGCTGGTGACCGGCCGTGTCAACAAGGAAGCGGACGGTCGTATCCGTGCCGAGTATCGTCTGTGGGATACGTTCGCAGGCCAGCAACTGGCGGGTGAGCAGTTCTTCGCGAACGCAGCCAACCAGCGCCGTGTCGCCCACATCATCGCCGACGCGATCTATGAGCGCCTGACCGGCGAAAAGGGCTATTTCGACACGCGCGTCGTCTACATCGACGAGACGGGCGCCAAGAATGCGCGCAAGAAACGCCTCGCCATCATGGACCAGGACGGTGCCAATGCACGCTTCCTGTCCAATGGCGCAGCGATCGTGCTGACGCCGCGCTTCTCGCCGAACCGGCAGGAAATCACCTACATGTCCTACGAAAGCGGTGTGCCGAAAGTCTACCTGCTGCAGCTGGAGACCGGTCAGCGCGAACTCGTCGGCAATTTCCCCGGCATGACGTTTGCGCCGCGCTTCTCGCCGGATGGCCAGAAGGTGATCATGAGCCTGCTGCGCGACGACGGCAATTCCAACATCTATGCGCTGGACCTGAGGAGCCGTTCGACCACACGCCTCACCGACTCGTCGGCGATCGACACCTCGCCGTCCTATTCGCCGGATGGTTCGCAGGTTGTCTTCACTTCGGATCGCGGCGGCGGCAGTGGCCGCTCCCAGATCTATGTCATGGGCGCCGACGGCTCCAATCCACACCGTATCTCCTTCGGCGACGGCGTCTATTCCACGCCGGTATGGTCGCCGCGCGGTGACCTGATCGCGTTCACCAAGCAAGGTGGCGGTCAGTTCCAGATCGGCGTGATGAAGACGGATGGTTCGGGTGAGCGCATCCTGTCGACAGGTTTCCAGCAGGAAGGCCCGACCTGGGCGCCGAACGGACGTGTGCTGATGTTCTTCCGCGAGAGCGGCGGCGGCCCGAAGCTCTATTCGATCGACCTGACCGGCCGCAACGAGCAGCCGATCCCGACTTCCGGCTTCGGCTCCGACCCGGCCTGGTCGCCGCTTCT
- the tolR gene encoding protein TolR codes for MGMSVSSGGSGRGGRGHRRRGRHHGLMSEINVTPFVDVMLVLLIIFMVAAPLLTVGVPIDLPETQAKPMNAETQPITVSVNQAGEIHLQETVIPLEEVVPKLEAIAKTGYEERIFIRGDKAADYGTVMKVMARISAAGYKNLGLVTLQEQDK; via the coding sequence ATGGGAATGTCAGTCAGCTCGGGCGGTTCGGGACGCGGTGGACGCGGTCACAGGCGGCGTGGCCGCCATCACGGCCTGATGTCGGAAATCAACGTCACGCCGTTCGTCGACGTCATGCTGGTGCTGCTCATCATCTTCATGGTGGCGGCGCCGCTGCTCACGGTCGGCGTGCCGATCGACCTGCCGGAAACGCAGGCCAAGCCGATGAATGCGGAAACCCAGCCGATCACCGTTTCGGTGAACCAGGCCGGTGAGATCCATCTGCAGGAAACCGTGATCCCGCTCGAAGAGGTCGTGCCGAAGCTCGAGGCCATCGCCAAGACCGGTTATGAGGAGCGCATCTTCATCCGTGGTGACAAGGCCGCCGACTACGGCACGGTCATGAAGGTCATGGCTCGCATCTCGGCCGCCGGCTACAAGAACCTCGGCCTGGTCACGCTGCAGGAACAGGACAAATAA
- the ruvB gene encoding Holliday junction branch migration DNA helicase RuvB, giving the protein MNTAPRLISSEKRGEDADQTLRPQTLDDFVGQAAARANLKVFIEAAKGRGDALDHVLFVGPPGLGKTTLAQIMAREMGVNFRSTSGPVIAKAGDLAALLTNLEDRDVLFIDEIHRLSPAVEEILYPAMEDFQLDLIIGEGPAARSVKIDLARFTLVAATTRLGLITNPLRDRFGIPVRLNFYTVEELELIVRRGARILSMPIADDGAVEIARRARGTPRIAGRLLRRVRDFASVAGAETVSRKVADEALSRLEVDALGLDQLDRRYLSMIAMNFGGGPVGIETIAAGLSEPRDAIEDIIEPYLIQQGFIQRTPRGRMLTANAWRHLGLEVPRDLAQQQINLFQEGD; this is encoded by the coding sequence ATGAATACCGCCCCCCGTCTCATCTCGTCCGAAAAGCGTGGCGAGGATGCCGACCAGACGCTGCGCCCGCAGACGCTGGACGACTTCGTCGGCCAGGCGGCTGCGCGTGCGAACCTCAAGGTCTTCATCGAGGCGGCCAAGGGGCGTGGCGATGCACTCGACCATGTCCTGTTCGTCGGTCCGCCAGGTCTGGGCAAGACCACGCTGGCGCAGATCATGGCGCGCGAGATGGGCGTCAATTTCCGCTCGACATCGGGCCCGGTGATCGCCAAGGCCGGCGACCTCGCGGCATTGCTGACCAATCTGGAAGACCGCGACGTTCTTTTCATCGACGAGATCCATCGGCTCAGTCCGGCAGTGGAGGAAATCCTCTATCCGGCGATGGAGGATTTCCAGCTCGACCTGATCATCGGCGAGGGACCGGCGGCTCGCTCGGTCAAGATCGATCTCGCCCGTTTCACGCTGGTCGCCGCCACGACGCGGCTCGGTCTCATCACCAATCCGCTGCGCGATCGTTTCGGCATCCCGGTGCGGCTGAATTTCTACACGGTCGAGGAACTGGAGCTGATCGTGCGGCGCGGCGCGCGCATCCTCAGCATGCCGATCGCCGATGATGGCGCCGTCGAGATCGCACGTCGTGCCCGTGGCACGCCGCGTATTGCCGGGCGCCTGCTGCGCCGCGTCCGCGATTTCGCGTCGGTCGCCGGCGCCGAGACCGTATCGCGCAAGGTCGCCGACGAAGCGCTGTCGCGGCTCGAAGTCGATGCGCTCGGCCTCGACCAGCTCGACCGGCGCTATCTTTCCATGATCGCCATGAATTTCGGCGGCGGACCGGTCGGTATCGAAACGATCGCAGCGGGTCTCTCGGAGCCGCGGGATGCGATCGAGGATATCATCGAGCCTTATCTGATCCAGCAGGGCTTCATCCAGCGCACCCCGCGTGGGCGCATGCTGACGGCCAATGCCTGGAGGCATCTCGGCCTGGAGGTGCCGCGCGATCTCGCCCAGCAGCAGATCAATCTCTTCCAGGAAGGGGATTGA
- the ruvC gene encoding crossover junction endodeoxyribonuclease RuvC, translating into MAETIRIIGIDPGLRRTGWGVVESLGNSLRFVAAGTVRSDDKAALAARLCQLHDGLAEVLHQLMPQEAAVEQTFVNKDASATLKLGQARGIAMLVPARAGLLVAEYAPNAVKKTVIGVGHGDKKQIHMMVKVLLPKAAFDTDDAADALAIAICHAHHRQSMAYRLAVA; encoded by the coding sequence ATGGCGGAAACGATTCGCATCATCGGTATCGATCCTGGGTTGCGGCGCACCGGTTGGGGTGTCGTTGAAAGCCTGGGCAATTCACTGCGTTTTGTCGCAGCGGGTACCGTACGCTCCGACGACAAGGCGGCGCTGGCGGCGCGCTTGTGCCAGCTGCACGACGGGCTGGCCGAGGTGCTGCATCAACTGATGCCGCAGGAAGCCGCCGTCGAGCAGACTTTCGTCAACAAGGATGCGTCGGCGACGCTGAAGCTCGGTCAGGCGCGCGGCATCGCCATGCTGGTGCCGGCCCGCGCGGGATTGCTGGTGGCCGAATATGCGCCCAATGCGGTCAAGAAAACGGTGATCGGCGTAGGCCATGGCGACAAGAAGCAGATCCACATGATGGTGAAAGTGCTGTTGCCGAAAGCAGCCTTCGACACCGACGATGCTGCCGACGCCCTGGCGATCGCCATCTGCCATGCGCATCATCGGCAGAGCATGGCCTATCGTTTGGCTGTGGCATGA